The stretch of DNA GCCGGGCAGGATAATATGGTGGCGGTAATCGGCCTGAATGATACCGATTACGTAATGGCTGCGGCTCCGGCCATCACTGCCAAGGATCGTATTTTTATTACTGCCGGGGCGACCATGCAGAATCTGCCCTATATGTACGGCAAATATTTTTTCATGACCGCCTTCGGAGACAACATGCAGGCCCGGGCAGTAGCCAAGTTCGCCAGACGCAGGCTGGAAACTTCCCGTTGCTTTGTGGGTACTGATATTTCCAATGAATTCACCAAGACCCTTTCCAAATATTTTAAACGCCGTTACCGCAAGTATGGCGGAGCTGTTGTGGGTGAGGTCTGGTACAATTCCGGGGCACAGGAATATCCCCTGCCCAAAAGTGATGAAAAGGATCCGGACCTGATTTTTATGTCCTCAATTCCGCCGGACGCGCCCAAATACATTACGGAAGCCCGTAAAGCCGGATTCAACCAGCCCATTGTTTCCGGAGACGGTTTTGATACTCCGGGACTGCTGAATATCCCTGCGCAGTATGGACATTCAATTTATTTTGCCACCCACGTGGCTCTGGAT from Desulfovibrio sp. JC010 encodes:
- a CDS encoding ABC transporter substrate-binding protein encodes the protein MWFRLAVSLLLTAVFCVPAFAGEKTIKVGVLYNLTGGMAAIDRPGLHGMELAKEIINSGGGILGRKLSLVISDCRSNLDSAAMASEALAGQDNMVAVIGLNDTDYVMAAAPAITAKDRIFITAGATMQNLPYMYGKYFFMTAFGDNMQARAVAKFARRRLETSRCFVGTDISNEFTKTLSKYFKRRYRKYGGAVVGEVWYNSGAQEYPLPKSDEKDPDLIFMSSIPPDAPKYITEARKAGFNQPIVSGDGFDTPGLLNIPAQYGHSIYFATHVALDNPEPMVQEFVDSYTRMFGEGPESGFAALGYDTVMLLAQAIEKSGVAESEKVREVLSKTTGFKGVTGEFYYPEGIRVPMKTVDIVKYENGTFSFVEQISPN